In Allomuricauda ruestringensis DSM 13258, the following proteins share a genomic window:
- a CDS encoding zinc-dependent metalloprotease, producing the protein MIKNLLPRLILVVILLGTVQTTEAQLFKKKKKDTEQKKDDKSKSDDIKPYDKVITKDAKTDEGLFSIHTVDDKRYYEIPDSLFNREMLMVSRISKTATGIGFGGGKINTQVLRWQKKDKKVLVRVASYENVAADSLPVHEAVVNSNFEPVLFSFDIKAINKKDSLNPATVIEIDPLFTKDVKALGFPDGYRKRFKVTRMDGDRSYIESIKSYPLNIEARHVKTYLSSDPPSNSSLGSISLEINNSMILLPKEPMKRRYFDRRVGWFARGQVDYGLDAQKSKTVTYLDRWRLEVKDEDIEKFKAGELVEPKKPIVYYVDRATPKEWVPYIKQGIEDWQVAFEEAGFKNAIIAKDPPSLEEDPEWSPEDVRYSVVRYLASPIPNANGPHVSDPRSGEILESDINWYHNVMSLLRNWYFVQTAAINPEAQKVQFKEEIMGRLIRFVSSHEVGHTLGLPHNMGSSVAYPVDSLRSASFTKKYGTAPSIMDYARFNYVAQPGDEGVALMPNIGIYDKYAIKWGYKPIMDKTAKEEKPILNDWILEHAGDPMYRFGHQQVGDIHDPSSQTEDLGDDAIKASMYGIENLKRIVPKLMEWTTEDGENYDDLETIYGQVIAQFQRYMGHVSNNIGGVYEYHKTADQEGAVYTHVGKEHQKNCMAFMQEQLFETPEWLIDQDIFNKIQYSGSVERIRSMQERYLNTMLQLGKLARIIENETLNSDDAYGLVEMMRDLRRGIWSETRSGKTIDTYRRNLQKAHIDRLEYLMTADNQDKLPDFGGYRKSTPINTSQSDIRSVARAELNNLKRDIRGGLARISDTMSQYHLQDALERIDLILEPTR; encoded by the coding sequence ATGATCAAAAATTTACTACCTCGACTAATTTTAGTTGTTATTCTTCTGGGAACCGTCCAAACCACGGAGGCCCAACTTTTCAAAAAGAAAAAGAAGGACACCGAGCAAAAAAAGGACGACAAGTCCAAATCGGACGACATTAAACCTTATGACAAGGTAATCACCAAAGATGCGAAAACGGATGAAGGACTTTTTAGCATACACACCGTAGACGACAAACGCTATTATGAAATCCCCGATTCCTTGTTCAATCGTGAAATGCTCATGGTGAGCCGAATCTCTAAAACTGCCACAGGAATTGGTTTTGGTGGGGGAAAAATCAACACACAAGTGCTACGTTGGCAAAAAAAGGACAAAAAAGTATTGGTCCGTGTAGCTTCATACGAAAATGTGGCTGCGGATTCATTGCCTGTCCACGAAGCGGTGGTCAACTCCAACTTTGAGCCCGTGCTTTTTTCTTTTGACATCAAGGCCATCAACAAAAAAGATTCCTTGAACCCGGCAACGGTGATAGAAATAGATCCTTTGTTCACCAAGGATGTAAAAGCACTTGGTTTTCCCGATGGTTACCGAAAAAGATTTAAAGTTACCCGTATGGACGGGGACCGAAGCTATATCGAATCCATTAAAAGTTACCCTTTAAATATAGAAGCGCGCCATGTAAAAACATATCTATCCAGCGACCCGCCGAGCAATTCCAGCTTGGGTTCCATTTCTTTGGAAATCAACAATTCCATGATCTTATTGCCCAAAGAACCCATGAAGCGTCGTTATTTTGATAGACGTGTAGGTTGGTTCGCCAGAGGACAGGTAGATTACGGTTTAGATGCCCAAAAAAGCAAAACGGTTACTTACCTCGACCGTTGGAGACTCGAAGTCAAAGATGAGGACATTGAAAAATTCAAGGCCGGCGAATTGGTAGAACCCAAAAAACCTATTGTTTATTATGTGGACCGTGCCACTCCCAAAGAATGGGTACCCTATATAAAACAAGGAATTGAGGATTGGCAGGTTGCATTTGAGGAAGCAGGCTTTAAAAACGCCATTATCGCAAAGGACCCGCCTTCCTTGGAGGAAGACCCGGAATGGTCTCCAGAGGATGTTAGATATTCGGTGGTACGTTATTTGGCCTCCCCTATTCCAAATGCCAATGGTCCGCACGTGAGCGACCCAAGGAGCGGTGAAATTTTGGAATCCGACATCAACTGGTACCACAATGTTATGAGCTTGCTTCGCAATTGGTACTTTGTACAAACAGCGGCCATTAATCCAGAAGCACAAAAGGTACAGTTCAAAGAAGAAATTATGGGCCGTTTGATACGTTTTGTATCATCTCACGAAGTGGGCCACACCTTGGGATTACCGCATAATATGGGAAGTAGTGTAGCCTATCCCGTAGATTCTTTACGTTCGGCCAGTTTCACCAAAAAATATGGTACGGCACCATCCATTATGGACTATGCCCGTTTTAACTATGTTGCTCAACCAGGTGACGAGGGTGTTGCACTTATGCCAAACATTGGTATTTATGATAAATATGCCATTAAATGGGGGTACAAGCCCATTATGGACAAAACTGCGAAGGAAGAAAAACCAATTCTAAACGATTGGATTTTGGAACATGCCGGAGACCCCATGTACCGTTTTGGCCACCAACAGGTTGGGGATATCCACGACCCTAGTTCCCAAACCGAGGATTTAGGGGATGATGCCATTAAAGCCAGTATGTATGGTATTGAAAACTTAAAACGTATTGTTCCCAAATTGATGGAGTGGACCACAGAGGACGGTGAAAATTACGATGATCTGGAAACCATCTACGGCCAGGTAATTGCACAGTTCCAGAGATACATGGGACACGTTTCCAACAACATTGGAGGTGTTTACGAGTATCACAAAACCGCAGATCAAGAAGGCGCTGTTTATACCCATGTGGGCAAAGAGCATCAAAAAAATTGTATGGCTTTTATGCAGGAACAATTGTTCGAGACTCCTGAGTGGTTGATTGATCAGGATATTTTCAACAAAATTCAATATTCGGGGTCTGTGGAGCGTATCCGTTCCATGCAAGAACGCTACTTGAACACCATGCTGCAATTAGGCAAATTGGCACGAATTATAGAAAATGAGACCTTGAACAGTGATGATGCATATGGTTTAGTAGAAATGATGCGTGACCTGCGTAGGGGGATTTGGTCCGAAACCCGAAGTGGCAAAACAATCGACACTTATAGAAGAAACCTTCAAAAAGCACATATTGATCGTTTGGAATACTTGATGACTGCGGATAACCAAGATAAATTACCTGATTTTGGCGGTTATAGAAAATCCACGCCCATCAATACAAGCCAATCCGATATTCGTTCGGTGGCGCGTGCTGAGCTCAATAACCTTAAAAGAGATATTAGAGGTGGTCTTGCCCGGATTTCCGATACCATGAGCCAATACCATTTGCAAGATGCCTTGGAACGTATAGACCTTATATTGGAGCCTACTAGATAG
- a CDS encoding YqaE/Pmp3 family membrane protein, with amino-acid sequence MSFWRVLLAILFPPLSVIGKGCGSILIVLLLTLCGWVPGVIGALVILNNTN; translated from the coding sequence ATGAGTTTCTGGAGAGTTTTGTTGGCTATACTGTTTCCGCCCTTGTCAGTCATCGGAAAAGGTTGTGGCTCTATTCTTATTGTATTACTTTTAACCCTTTGCGGATGGGTTCCGGGTGTAATAGGAGCCCTGGTTATTTTAAATAACACTAACTAA
- a CDS encoding response regulator transcription factor, with protein sequence MRFFVLIILVINSSALWGQYHFSGEVSKENAGNSIYLSLVEDYRKSSRVYLDQIVQKSEVDSLGHFYFEGNNLNGQNRMYRIHLDGCSDNTGSNHFLGQCNNSKNVLFIANNKDTLKFPTSFEDQSLCTISSTNPNSGLLLEIENLKDHMTYDFVDYPSEANKKLNLAKWFTTLHNFGKDTHEPLAELYIYDFLSDKRNETFRFYLEDLTNNDYYENLSERLNNTYPNTEFTQQYQAEITTDKELASFNQPKSSKWNRTIIALLAVSILGNVLFFLGKKKKNSASHLLEKLTPQEQKIVNLMLQNKTNKEIASELFVSVSTIKTHINNLYKKLDVSSREEMIVRFKK encoded by the coding sequence ATGCGGTTTTTTGTCCTTATCATATTAGTAATAAACTCATCTGCCCTTTGGGGGCAATACCATTTTTCTGGAGAAGTTTCCAAGGAAAATGCGGGCAATTCCATTTACTTATCGTTGGTGGAGGATTACCGTAAATCTTCACGGGTTTACTTGGATCAAATCGTTCAGAAATCAGAAGTAGATTCCTTGGGTCATTTTTATTTTGAAGGAAATAATCTCAACGGACAAAACCGAATGTATCGCATTCATTTGGATGGTTGTTCGGACAACACGGGGAGCAACCACTTTTTGGGCCAGTGCAACAACAGCAAAAACGTGCTTTTTATAGCCAACAATAAAGATACGCTCAAGTTCCCTACTTCTTTTGAAGATCAATCCCTCTGCACTATTTCTTCCACAAACCCCAATTCGGGACTGTTATTGGAAATAGAAAACTTGAAAGACCACATGACCTACGATTTTGTGGACTACCCGAGTGAAGCCAACAAAAAATTGAACTTGGCTAAATGGTTCACCACCCTTCACAATTTTGGAAAAGATACCCATGAGCCGCTAGCAGAGCTTTACATTTATGATTTTTTATCCGACAAAAGAAACGAAACCTTTAGGTTTTATCTGGAAGACCTTACAAACAATGATTATTACGAAAACTTGTCCGAAAGATTGAACAACACTTATCCCAACACGGAATTCACACAACAATACCAAGCCGAAATCACTACCGACAAAGAGTTGGCCAGCTTTAACCAGCCCAAATCATCCAAATGGAACAGGACCATAATTGCCCTTTTGGCTGTTTCCATATTGGGCAATGTGTTGTTCTTTCTTGGTAAAAAGAAAAAGAACAGTGCCTCCCACTTACTTGAAAAACTCACCCCTCAAGAGCAAAAAATCGTCAACTTGATGCTGCAAAACAAGACCAACAAAGAGATTGCCTCGGAACTTTTTGTGAGTGTTAGCACCATAAAAACGCACATCAACAACTTGTACAAGAAACTAGACGTTTCCTCCCGCGAAGAGATGATTGTCCGCTTTAAAAAATAA
- a CDS encoding TonB-dependent receptor produces MKRMKLTFLFVLLVSFVSKAQEVTGTVYDDQNVPLPGASVQLKGTTTGAITDFDGNYTIEANQGDILVFSYIGFNTQEATVTGTTLDITLQAGLELENVVVVGSRNANRTATDTPVPVDVLDVTELTQSTPQVTVTEILNYAAPSFSSNPQSISDGTDHIAPASLRGLGPDQVLVLINGKRRHKTGLVNVNGTFGRGSVGTDMTTIPSNSIARIEILRDGAAAQYGSDAIAGVINIVLKKNVNELQVDVNTGANFTSEHGPDKNVDGEKVSLGLNYGLPIGKNGGFINFTGNFNHRGSTNRMQEWEGSIFNGYNSVERVAAASGVDTSTLLMNDALVRQYAQTAGFTNNQLALVNGASNPELHDLNGLAGSQRVYGDDFGYNDFQNGVFTFQDMLNSFNSLSYTNANQAAQIQEFYNSLPNDISSSQYGQLLNQFQVDSPLGFNNTNAELAARNMVRSDFNMQVGQSKVRGAQFFANLSIPLDENLELYGFGGLSFKNGKAAGFYRLPNQSRTYSPAYPNGFLPEINSNIMDQSAAFGIKGMLGDWNVDFSNSYGKNEFMYYVTNSNNASMGNSTPFEAESGGFNYSENTTNFDMNRFFEDTMAGLNIAFGAEYRVENYGIVAGEEISYTQYNTLGNPHDPTDPNSVVPTDFFGSSRPGGIQVFPGFKPDNEVDAFRNTIAGYFDMEVDFTESILLSGAIRYENFSDFGGTLNYKLATRIKISENFNFRGGGQTGFRAPSLHQIHYSSTSTLFVKGVPNEVGIFPNTSRVARLLGIESLKEETSIGATAGFTARVPSANLKFTLDGYLINIDDRVILTGQFGDNGNAELANLFQQANATQAAFFANSVDTQTMGLDFVVDHKANISDNVSLTNTLAFTFSETSVEKVKVPKAIADAGLSDTYFDPTSRIYLESAVPTTKGNLSHNVKVGDNWNFFLRNGYFGEVREATNENDPTIDYTFGAKVITDLSIGYNISSNTRFTLGANNLLDVYPDKNDPAFRSDGRFIYSRRSVQFGTNGRYVFGRLTFKIK; encoded by the coding sequence ATGAAAAGAATGAAATTAACATTCCTTTTTGTGCTGTTGGTATCGTTTGTTAGCAAGGCACAAGAGGTAACAGGAACCGTTTACGACGACCAAAATGTACCTTTGCCGGGAGCTTCGGTCCAATTAAAGGGCACAACAACAGGAGCCATCACCGATTTTGATGGCAACTACACTATCGAGGCAAATCAGGGCGACATTTTAGTGTTTTCCTACATCGGTTTCAACACCCAAGAAGCAACCGTAACAGGTACCACCTTGGACATTACACTACAAGCAGGGCTTGAACTGGAAAATGTGGTGGTCGTAGGATCCCGTAATGCCAACAGAACGGCAACGGACACCCCTGTTCCCGTAGATGTTTTGGATGTCACCGAATTGACTCAATCCACTCCGCAAGTCACCGTTACTGAAATTCTGAACTATGCGGCGCCATCTTTCAGCTCCAATCCGCAATCCATTTCCGATGGTACGGATCACATTGCCCCTGCTTCTTTGCGTGGACTTGGGCCCGATCAGGTTTTGGTGCTCATCAACGGTAAAAGAAGGCACAAAACAGGACTTGTAAACGTAAACGGGACCTTTGGTCGTGGTAGCGTAGGTACGGACATGACTACCATTCCCTCCAACTCCATTGCAAGAATAGAAATTTTACGTGATGGTGCAGCCGCCCAATATGGCTCTGATGCCATCGCAGGGGTCATTAACATTGTGCTAAAAAAGAACGTGAACGAATTACAAGTGGATGTTAATACTGGGGCCAACTTTACCAGCGAACATGGTCCGGACAAAAATGTGGACGGAGAAAAGGTAAGCCTCGGATTGAACTACGGGCTACCTATTGGAAAAAACGGTGGATTCATCAATTTTACGGGGAATTTCAACCACAGAGGTTCGACCAACCGTATGCAGGAGTGGGAAGGTTCTATTTTTAATGGTTATAATTCAGTTGAAAGGGTTGCAGCAGCATCCGGTGTTGATACATCAACATTGTTGATGAATGATGCATTAGTTAGACAATATGCTCAAACAGCCGGATTCACAAACAATCAATTGGCATTGGTCAATGGTGCTTCAAATCCCGAACTGCATGATTTAAACGGTTTAGCAGGCTCACAGAGGGTATATGGTGATGACTTTGGGTATAATGATTTCCAAAATGGAGTTTTCACATTCCAAGATATGTTGAATTCGTTTAATTCCCTATCCTATACAAATGCAAACCAAGCAGCACAGATACAAGAATTCTACAACAGTTTACCAAACGACATCAGTAGTTCACAGTATGGTCAACTACTTAATCAATTCCAAGTTGATTCACCTTTGGGGTTCAACAACACCAACGCAGAATTAGCTGCAAGAAATATGGTACGCAGCGACTTCAATATGCAGGTAGGGCAATCCAAAGTGAGGGGCGCTCAATTTTTCGCCAACCTTTCCATTCCTTTGGACGAAAATCTGGAGCTCTACGGTTTTGGCGGATTGAGCTTTAAAAATGGTAAAGCCGCTGGTTTTTATCGTCTGCCCAATCAATCCAGAACCTATTCCCCAGCCTATCCCAATGGTTTTCTGCCAGAAATTAATTCCAACATCATGGACCAATCGGCCGCCTTTGGTATTAAGGGAATGTTGGGCGATTGGAATGTGGACTTTAGCAATTCGTACGGAAAAAACGAGTTCATGTACTACGTTACCAACTCCAACAATGCATCCATGGGCAATTCCACTCCGTTCGAAGCAGAATCAGGTGGGTTTAACTACAGCGAGAACACCACCAATTTTGATATGAACCGCTTTTTTGAAGACACCATGGCCGGTTTGAACATCGCTTTTGGTGCCGAGTATCGTGTAGAAAACTACGGTATTGTCGCTGGTGAAGAGATTTCTTATACGCAGTACAATACTTTGGGCAATCCGCACGATCCTACCGACCCCAACTCTGTTGTTCCCACTGACTTTTTTGGAAGTTCCAGACCAGGAGGCATACAAGTATTCCCCGGTTTTAAACCTGACAATGAAGTGGATGCCTTTAGAAATACCATTGCCGGCTATTTTGATATGGAAGTAGATTTCACCGAATCCATTTTGTTGAGCGGTGCAATCCGTTATGAAAACTTCTCCGATTTTGGGGGAACCCTCAATTACAAATTGGCCACTAGAATCAAAATTTCTGAGAATTTTAACTTTAGGGGTGGTGGACAAACAGGTTTTAGGGCCCCTTCCCTACACCAAATCCATTATAGTTCCACCTCTACCCTGTTTGTAAAGGGAGTCCCGAACGAAGTCGGTATTTTCCCCAACACCTCAAGGGTTGCCCGTTTGTTGGGCATTGAATCGCTCAAAGAAGAAACTTCCATTGGGGCGACAGCGGGTTTTACGGCAAGAGTTCCCAGTGCCAATCTTAAATTTACTTTGGATGGATATCTCATCAATATTGATGACAGGGTCATCCTAACGGGCCAATTTGGTGATAATGGCAATGCAGAACTGGCCAATTTGTTTCAACAAGCCAACGCCACCCAAGCGGCTTTCTTTGCAAACTCGGTGGATACCCAAACAATGGGACTGGATTTTGTAGTTGACCACAAAGCGAATATTTCAGATAATGTTTCATTAACGAACACCTTGGCTTTTACATTTTCTGAAACAAGTGTGGAAAAGGTTAAAGTTCCCAAAGCTATCGCCGATGCAGGCTTGAGCGACACCTATTTTGATCCTACCAGTAGAATTTATTTGGAATCTGCCGTACCCACCACAAAAGGAAATCTTTCCCACAATGTAAAAGTGGGCGACAACTGGAATTTCTTTTTGAGGAACGGCTATTTTGGCGAAGTAAGGGAAGCTACCAACGAAAATGATCCTACCATTGATTATACGTTTGGTGCTAAAGTAATCACCGACCTTTCCATAGGTTATAACATTTCAAGCAATACAAGATTCACACTCGGAGCAAACAACCTTCTGGATGTGTATCCGGACAAGAACGACCCTGCTTTTAGATCGGACGGAAGATTTATCTACTCCAGAAGGTCTGTTCAATTTGGAACCAACGGACGTTATGTTTTTGGAAGGCTGACCTTCAAGATAAAATAG
- a CDS encoding thioredoxin family protein, with the protein MKQVLTALFMLCIFCVSAQEFNKEITTENGLKFLVGQINLEGLQSQPYGKWFQTRYNNYTVDETMASLFKEKLAEYNIKLFLGTWCGDSKRESPRFIKILEAADFPMEQLEIIALDYRKGLYKTSPTGEEKGLNIIKVPTIIFFKDGKEVNRIVESPLETLEEDMAQIVFKKDYVPNYAY; encoded by the coding sequence ATGAAACAAGTTTTAACCGCATTGTTTATGCTATGCATTTTCTGTGTTTCGGCACAAGAATTCAACAAGGAAATCACTACCGAAAATGGATTGAAGTTTTTGGTAGGGCAAATCAATTTGGAAGGATTGCAATCCCAACCTTACGGTAAATGGTTTCAAACTAGGTACAACAACTACACTGTAGATGAAACCATGGCATCCCTTTTTAAAGAAAAATTGGCGGAATACAACATCAAGCTGTTTTTGGGCACGTGGTGTGGCGACAGCAAACGGGAAAGTCCCAGATTCATCAAAATATTGGAAGCCGCAGATTTTCCGATGGAGCAATTGGAAATCATCGCATTGGATTACCGCAAAGGGCTCTACAAAACCAGTCCGACCGGAGAAGAAAAAGGGTTGAACATTATAAAAGTACCCACCATCATATTTTTTAAAGATGGAAAAGAGGTGAACCGAATTGTGGAAAGTCCTTTGGAAACTTTGGAGGAAGACATGGCCCAAATTGTATTTAAAAAGGACTATGTGCCCAATTATGCATATTAA
- the lysS gene encoding lysine--tRNA ligase — translation MQLSEQEIVRREKLTKLREMGINPYPAALYPVDATSKSIKNDFEEGKRVVISGRLMSRRIQGKASFAELQDSEGRIQVYFNRDEICPDDDKTLYNDVYKKLLDIGDIIGIEGELFTTQVGEKTVMVKNFSLLSKSLKPLPLPKVDDEGKVYDAFNDPELRYRQRYVDLVVNPHVKDTFIKRTKITNSIREFYNQKGYLEVETPILQPIPGGAAARPFLTHHNALNVPLYLRIANELYLKRLIVGGFDGVYEFSKDFRNEGMDRTHNPEFTVMELYVAYKDYNWMMDTTEKLLEKVAVDATGSSKVKVGEHEIEFKAPYPRVPILEAIKIHTGYDVAGMEEDELREVAKKLDIEVDETMGIGKLIDEIFGEKCEHHYIQPTFIIDYPKEMSPLTKEHRTNPRLTERFELMVNGKELANAYSELNDPIDQRERFEEQLKLSEKGDDEAMFIDQDFLRALEYGMPPTSGIGIGIDRLVMLMTNNSSIQEVLFFPQMRPEKKQVELTEEEKIILDILKPQGEMSLGDLKTKTGLSNKKWDKSTKSLTKHGLIKVEKTEDALLVKYTG, via the coding sequence ATGCAACTATCGGAACAAGAGATCGTTCGAAGGGAAAAATTGACCAAACTCAGGGAAATGGGCATCAACCCATATCCCGCAGCATTGTATCCTGTTGATGCCACTTCCAAGAGCATCAAGAATGATTTTGAAGAAGGAAAGAGAGTAGTAATTTCCGGTAGATTGATGTCGCGTAGAATCCAAGGAAAAGCCTCTTTTGCCGAACTTCAAGACAGTGAAGGTCGCATCCAGGTCTATTTTAACCGCGATGAAATTTGTCCTGATGATGACAAAACCTTGTACAACGATGTGTACAAAAAATTGTTGGACATCGGGGACATCATCGGTATAGAGGGAGAGCTTTTCACTACGCAAGTAGGCGAAAAAACCGTGATGGTGAAGAACTTCTCGCTTTTGAGCAAAAGTTTAAAACCATTGCCGCTACCAAAGGTAGATGATGAGGGAAAAGTGTACGATGCCTTCAACGACCCGGAACTTCGTTATCGTCAGCGGTACGTGGATTTGGTCGTGAATCCTCACGTGAAGGACACTTTCATCAAAAGAACAAAAATCACCAACAGCATACGGGAGTTCTACAACCAAAAAGGATATTTGGAAGTGGAAACCCCCATTTTGCAGCCTATACCCGGGGGTGCGGCGGCTCGTCCGTTTTTAACGCATCACAATGCATTGAATGTACCCTTGTACCTACGAATTGCCAACGAGCTTTATTTGAAGCGATTGATTGTGGGCGGGTTCGATGGTGTTTATGAATTCTCAAAGGATTTCCGTAACGAGGGGATGGACCGCACCCACAATCCAGAGTTTACCGTAATGGAGCTCTATGTGGCCTACAAGGACTACAACTGGATGATGGATACTACCGAAAAGCTACTGGAGAAAGTAGCTGTTGATGCTACCGGCAGTTCCAAAGTAAAAGTGGGTGAGCACGAAATCGAATTTAAAGCGCCTTACCCAAGAGTCCCTATTTTGGAGGCCATTAAAATCCATACCGGTTATGATGTAGCTGGAATGGAAGAGGATGAACTTCGTGAAGTAGCCAAGAAATTGGACATCGAAGTGGATGAGACCATGGGTATCGGTAAATTGATCGATGAGATTTTTGGCGAAAAATGTGAGCACCACTACATTCAGCCCACCTTTATTATAGATTATCCGAAGGAAATGAGCCCGTTGACCAAAGAGCACCGTACCAATCCAAGGCTTACGGAGCGTTTTGAATTGATGGTAAACGGTAAGGAATTGGCCAATGCCTACTCCGAGCTTAACGATCCCATTGATCAGCGCGAGCGTTTTGAAGAACAGCTCAAGCTCTCCGAAAAAGGAGACGATGAGGCCATGTTCATAGACCAAGATTTTTTGCGTGCTTTGGAATATGGTATGCCTCCTACTTCGGGCATCGGAATCGGAATTGACCGCTTGGTGATGTTGATGACCAACAACTCATCCATCCAAGAAGTGTTGTTCTTCCCGCAAATGCGACCAGAGAAAAAACAGGTTGAACTTACCGAAGAGGAAAAAATCATTTTGGACATTCTTAAGCCACAAGGCGAAATGTCATTGGGCGACCTTAAAACAAAAACAGGTTTAAGCAATAAAAAATGGGACAAGAGTACCAAAAGCCTTACCAAACACGGGCTTATCAAAGTAGAAAAAACGGAAGACGCCCTACTTGTGAAGTATACGGGTTAA
- a CDS encoding SLC13 family permease: MELSKKIGLVLGPVAFLILNFLPFELVSEKGDPVISVAVWMLIWWITEAVSISVTALLPLLLLPILKVLPIAEVGANYGSPIVFLFFGGFVMALALEKVNLHKRIALNIIRLTGTTPNKVILGFMIATATLSMWISNTASTVVMLPIAVSVINLLINDADGFTKSDQNFALSVMLGIAFSANAGGIATVIGTPPNSVLIGLLENEYNIEISFLKWMTIGLPFSIIMVGICYLVLVKWMFPNRDLKFNASKEVIHTELEKLGPTSGKEKMVLVIFGITVFLWIFRTLINGIFPQLGLTDTMISIFAAIALFAIPYNIKKGDFIIVWKDTSRLAWGILILFGGGLALAQGMSTSGIVDLVANAIAQSEISILFTAALLIFLMLFMTELMSNVALVAVLAPVVAGIAIGLDIPMLHLLIPVTIASSCAFMLPMATPPNAIVFASGYVKIPQMARVGVMLNLIAVVLLILVFQFVIPLLF; the protein is encoded by the coding sequence ATGGAACTAAGCAAAAAAATTGGGCTGGTCCTAGGGCCGGTTGCCTTTCTCATTTTGAACTTTCTGCCTTTTGAACTTGTATCGGAAAAAGGCGACCCTGTAATTTCAGTAGCAGTCTGGATGCTAATTTGGTGGATTACCGAAGCGGTCTCCATTTCCGTAACCGCACTGCTTCCTTTACTTCTTTTGCCTATTTTAAAGGTGTTGCCCATTGCAGAGGTCGGAGCCAATTATGGCAGCCCTATTGTATTCCTCTTTTTTGGAGGATTTGTAATGGCGTTGGCACTGGAAAAGGTGAATCTTCATAAGCGAATAGCCCTAAATATTATCAGATTGACTGGTACGACCCCCAACAAAGTGATTTTGGGCTTCATGATTGCAACGGCTACCTTGAGCATGTGGATCAGTAATACGGCCAGTACAGTAGTTATGCTTCCCATTGCTGTTTCCGTTATCAACCTATTGATAAATGATGCCGATGGTTTTACCAAAAGTGATCAAAATTTTGCCCTGAGTGTCATGCTGGGAATCGCCTTTTCCGCAAATGCGGGAGGAATCGCCACAGTAATCGGTACGCCACCAAACTCTGTATTGATAGGGCTGCTGGAGAATGAGTACAACATAGAAATTTCATTTTTAAAGTGGATGACGATAGGTTTGCCATTTTCCATCATCATGGTTGGGATTTGTTATTTGGTACTGGTAAAATGGATGTTCCCCAATCGTGACCTGAAATTCAATGCTTCCAAAGAAGTGATTCATACTGAACTGGAAAAGTTGGGCCCTACATCGGGCAAGGAAAAAATGGTGCTGGTTATTTTTGGCATAACGGTCTTTTTATGGATTTTTAGGACATTGATCAATGGTATTTTCCCCCAATTGGGACTTACGGACACCATGATCAGTATTTTTGCAGCCATTGCGCTTTTCGCCATACCCTACAACATCAAAAAAGGTGATTTTATCATTGTATGGAAGGATACCTCCAGATTGGCGTGGGGCATATTGATCTTGTTCGGTGGGGGACTGGCCCTGGCCCAAGGCATGTCCACGAGTGGTATTGTGGATTTGGTTGCCAATGCCATTGCCCAAAGCGAAATAAGTATTTTGTTCACTGCTGCCCTATTGATTTTCCTAATGTTGTTCATGACCGAGTTGATGAGCAACGTGGCCTTGGTGGCCGTTCTTGCACCTGTAGTTGCAGGTATAGCCATTGGTCTGGATATTCCGATGTTGCACTTATTGATTCCTGTGACCATTGCCAGTAGCTGTGCTTTTATGCTTCCCATGGCCACACCTCCCAATGCCATTGTTTTTGCGAGCGGCTATGTAAAAATTCCACAGATGGCACGTGTTGGTGTAATGCTCAACCTGATTGCGGTAGTGTTGCTTATTTTGGTGTTCCAGTTCGTGATTCCGCTATTGTTCTAA